A segment of the Candidatus Sumerlaea chitinivorans genome:
CTCGTTTCGGCCCCATCCGTGTAAAAGTGGGCAAGTTAGGTGATAGAGTGGTTAAGGCAACCCCCGAATACGAGGATTGCCGACGCCTTGCCCTTGAACATGGAGTGGCCCTGCCGGAGATCTTCAAGATCGCAGACCAAAGCATTCAACAATGGCTCGAGCAGGAGTGGGCCAAGAACATTAGCGACACAGAATAGAAAGGACGGGTCTCAAGTGCGTCTCTACCGGTACCTATGGGAAGAAAAACCGTGTTTGGGCATCCTTGACGGGGAAGAGGTCATCCCCGCGGATACCATCTTTGAACTTGCAGGCTATTCGGCGCCCGAGGCCGTCCGGCATGCGGATCTAAAAGCGATTGCGGGTGCGCCCGACGCTGTGGTTGTTCGGCTGCAAGAGACCTTAAAAGAAGCTAAGCAGCGGGGGGTAGATCGCCACCTGCCTCGCGTTCCACTTACTGAGCTGCGGCCGCTCGCTCCGATCCCCCGCCCGGGGAAATTTATCTGCGTGGGGTTAAATTACCGCGACCACTGCGAGGAGCAAAACCTCGAGCCGCCCAAATCTCCAGTCCTATTCGCCAAATTTGCCAATGCGATCGCAAATCCCGGAGACGAGATCCGAAAACCGCAAGTTACCAACAAGCTGGACTTCGAGGGCGAACTGGGGGTAGTGATTGGGCGAGGGGGTAAACATATCCCTCAGGCTGAGGCGCTCGACCATGTATTCGGGTACACGATCGTCAACGATGTGAGCGCGCGCGACGTGCAAAAGCAGGATGGGCAATGGCTGCGCGCAAAAAGCATGGATGGTTTCGCGCCAATTGGCCCATGCATCACCACAACGGATGAAATTCCCGACCCGCAGACCTTGGCTCTGCGCACAACCGTGAACGGCGTCGTGATGCAGGATAGCCACACGAGTCGGATGATTTTCAGTGTCGCCATGCTGATTGAGTTTATCTCTCGCTGCATGACCCTTGAGCCCGGCGATATTATCTCGACCGGCACGCCGAGCGGGGTTGGCGTGTGGCGCAACCCACCAGTCTTCCTGCAAGATGGCGATGTCGTGCGAATTGAAATCGAACGAATTGGCGTTTTGCAGAATACGGTGCGGTGGGAATAGCCGTTACACGAGCTGGCTAATCCTTGATGAACTTGCCCATCGCGGGGAAGTCTTTTGTGTCGACAATTCTCCCGTTCTTTAGTCGGTAAAGTTTTCCGACACTAAAGTACATCCATTCCACCGTGCCGGCTCCCAGATCTCGCACGTCCTCTGGATCCCCATACTTCAGGACAAGGCGAATCTGATCGCTAAGAGGGATTTCCTCATAGCTCGCGCCCCGAAATACGATTTCTTTGCCTTTGTCGACATAGACCCAGGTGTACGGCGGAATAGTTTTCAGCTTCTTGTCGAAAGCGAGCTCCAACTCCCGGCGCAGACGAATTTGGCCGGAGGGCGTCCAAAGGACACGAAAAGCAGTCGGCTTACCGTACCGCTCGTAGACCTCGCGTTCCGGCGGCGTCAATCTCTTCGCGTCAGGCCATTTCGGGGACGGATAGAACACATTCACCGAGTGATCGAGGCGAAAGACAAAAAGATCCTTATCCTTACAGCCACTCCAGACGATCGCGCTGGCGATTAGCACCAATACGAGCCGGAAAAACGAGACTACCTTTGGATTCCTATGCATGACTCCAAGGAAACGCGGAACTTGGGCGGTCTTGCAATGTTTTTCGAATTTTGCTGGAAACCGCACAATAAGTCGTGGTTGGAACGATTGATGACCAAGGGAGAGGCGACGGCTGCATAGAACCATGAACGCTGAAGAAAGGCTGGCGGCAAATTTCTGTTGCCCGAAATGCCGTGGCAAGATGGCCACGACCCGCACGGTAAAGTTGACTCGCGGATTGCCGAAAATTTTGAGCCCCGGCGAAGGCCGGTACATCTTGGTCTCTTGTGCGTTGTGTGGCTTTACAGAAATGTATAACGTCTTGGCATTTCAAAAATGTGAAGAGCAAGTTCCCGAAGGTAAGCCTGTACCGCATCAACCGTAAGCTATTTCTAACCCAAGAGACTCGATCGATTGGAGCAACCTTCAAGAGAGGCGAATAGTGGTGACACCTTCTGTGGTGATCCATGTGCCGAGCGACCTTTCCTATTCTTGTCACCACAGCGGTGTGTGTTGCACTGTCTTCCAGCACATCCCTGTTGACAGGCAGACCGCCGAGCGCATCGAGCACCTCCCAGCCGCCCCCTTTACCTCCGCCACGAAGGAAATTGAGCGGCCCGCCGACGCCCTAAGCTATCCAGAAGGATTCGACCGCGAGCCAGTCTTGCGTCGGCGTGCGGATGGCGCATGCGTGTTTCTGACACCGAACCACCTTTGCGAACTCCATAGCGTCGCAGGGCCGGAAGCAAAGCCCGTCATTTGCCGCGAGTTTCCTTATCTTTTCCGCAAGACCCCGGGCGGTATCTTTGTCGGCTTGTCGTTTGTCTGTCCGTCGGTGCGTAACAATCGCGGCACCCCCCTTGCTGACCAGCTCGACGAGTTGCATGCACGTGCTGCGATTTCGCCCTACCTGCAGGAAATTGAAGAACCTCTCCCATTTACTGAACAGTTCCTTATCGACTGGGCAACCTACGAACACATCGAGACTTACCTTGTGGAACTCCTTGAAACTGCTACCTACCCCTTGGCGATCCGCCTCACCGCATGCCACGTGAGCATCAATATGCTGGATTTGTTTCTGAAAATGCAGTTAGGTCGCCCGGCGGTGGGCACGGTGGCTATTGCCGAGCCAAAAGTCGTTCTGCAGTACCTGACCGAAGCTCGGCGTGAAGCCCAGCGGCAGCGTCTGTGGTCAATTGCGTCCAAACGTGCTTCCAATGCACGCTCACGACGGGTGTTCTTTGGGCTAATTACGAGTCTTTTCAGCCTGCTGTGGCAGCAACAAAGGAGATCCGTCGCTCTTTGGCGAGTGTCGGGAATTTATCTAAAGGCGCTTACCGGATGGGGTGCCGTGACGCTGCGTCCTCTCGCCCGCCCTGTACCTTTTACCGTAGTGAACCGTGTCGACTTGCCAAGCAACGGGCAGGCTGCGGACCTCTTGTGTCGGTATGTGCGGCATTGTGTTTTCCGCAAGGATCTTCTCATCCAGGGCTCCCTTCTCCGGGGCCTAAACCACTTGCTGCTAACTCTGGGACTCTTACGGTGGTATGCTGCGGGTGTGGCGTGGTGTGGCGAACGCACCACCCCTTCTGAAGAAGACTGGTCCTTAGCACTTCAGCACGTCGAGACGTATTTCGCACGCCACTCTAAGCTTTTTGCACTTTTGGAGCGGGACCCAACCATTGCCACACTTTTGGATTCGTTCATGGCGCGACGCAATTACCCGTTTCTCGTGGTTCAGTAGTCTGCTTAGTGGGGGCACCGCCGAGGAAGTGAATTTTTTGACCTTGACGTCGTCTATTCCCCTGGAACGAATCCCCTAACGGACACTGTGGCCTACCATCTTGCCCAAAGGAAGAGGGGTGCCGCAGTGCGTTTTATTGTGCGTCTACGTGAGAAATGACGACCGAACTTGCGATATTTTGGATTTTCGCTTCCTTGTCGGGCCTTGCGGCCGTGATTGCAGTCTTTGCCCGCAACATCGCAAATGCCGCTTACGCACTGTTCTTTTCGCTCGGTGCGATCGCAGGGATTTACGGCCTTCTTGGCGCGGACTTTCTGGCAATTACGCAGGTCGTGATTTATGTGGGAGGGATCGTCACACTCCTGCTCTTTGGTATCCTTCTCACCAACCGTTCCTTGGAAGATTTGGTTCGATCGGACCGACGACCGTACGTAGTGGGCGTCCTTGGTGGCGTGGGAATTTTTGGTATTCTCCTCGCTATCCTTGCAACCGCTCGTTGGCAGATTGAGCCCACCCCTGCGCTCGAGGGCACAACGGCAGCTTTGGGGTATCTTTTGCTGCAAAAATATGTGTTCGCTTTTGAGTTTTCCTCTCTGACTTTGCTGGCGGCGCTGGTGGGCGCTTCTTACCTCGTCCGGCGAAAGGAGCGCGATTGAAGCGGTGGTTACCGTCTATCACTATCTGATTTTAAGCGCGTTCTTGTTTTCCGTAGGCGTGCTTGGGGTTCTTGCGCGCCGGAACGCAGTCGGAATCCTCATCTCCATCGAGCTGATTCTGAACGCGGCAAACATCAACTTCTTGGCATTCTCACGCTATGGTGCGAAAGTGCTCGGCATTCCAACGCTGTCCACGCCGGTAGCTTTGGACGGACATGTCTTTGCTATCTTCGTGATTATCCTCGCTGCATGTGAGGCGGCCATTGCCCTGGCCATCATCATCAATATCTTCAACTCGTTCGGATCCATCGAAGTGGATTCCGCGAGTACCATGCGAGGGTAAGATGGAGCTCGCATCGCTTCGGCCACACGTCCTGCTGATCCCGTCGCTCCCGATCGTGGGCTTTGCTCTCGTGAGTCTGTTCGGACGACGCCTCCCCCGCAAAGGCGATTGGCTGGCCACCGGGATCATGGGTGTTGTCCTGGGGTTATCGCTCTATGTTTTTTACCACGTTTTCCGTCAGGCAGCAGTTCATGCAAGCCTTCGCCTCGTCGTCCCGTGGTTCGACCTTTCCGGGGGCGGACGCGCAATGCCGATTGGCGCGCTGGTAGACAATCTGAGCGCGGTGATGATCGTCGTCGTGAGCACCGTGAGTTTCCTCGTCCACCTTTACTCGATTGGCTACATGCACGGCGACGCCAAGTATGTGCGGTTCTTTGCGGCGCTCCAGTTGTTTAGCGCCGCTATGCTTGGACTCGTGCTCTCGGATAACCTGTTCACCCTGTACATCTCTTGGGAGATCATGGGCTTCTGCTCCTACCTT
Coding sequences within it:
- a CDS encoding Fumarylacetoacetate hydrolase family protein; protein product: MRLYRYLWEEKPCLGILDGEEVIPADTIFELAGYSAPEAVRHADLKAIAGAPDAVVVRLQETLKEAKQRGVDRHLPRVPLTELRPLAPIPRPGKFICVGLNYRDHCEEQNLEPPKSPVLFAKFANAIANPGDEIRKPQVTNKLDFEGELGVVIGRGGKHIPQAEALDHVFGYTIVNDVSARDVQKQDGQWLRAKSMDGFAPIGPCITTTDEIPDPQTLALRTTVNGVVMQDSHTSRMIFSVAMLIEFISRCMTLEPGDIISTGTPSGVGVWRNPPVFLQDGDVVRIEIERIGVLQNTVRWE
- a CDS encoding NADH-ubiquinone oxidoreductase chain J codes for the protein MTTELAIFWIFASLSGLAAVIAVFARNIANAAYALFFSLGAIAGIYGLLGADFLAITQVVIYVGGIVTLLLFGILLTNRSLEDLVRSDRRPYVVGVLGGVGIFGILLAILATARWQIEPTPALEGTTAALGYLLLQKYVFAFEFSSLTLLAALVGASYLVRRKERD
- a CDS encoding NADH-ubiquinone oxidoreductase chain K; this translates as MVTVYHYLILSAFLFSVGVLGVLARRNAVGILISIELILNAANINFLAFSRYGAKVLGIPTLSTPVALDGHVFAIFVIILAACEAAIALAIIINIFNSFGSIEVDSASTMRG